The following are encoded together in the Streptomyces rapamycinicus NRRL 5491 genome:
- a CDS encoding SDR family NAD(P)-dependent oxidoreductase: protein MTGHLITTPFGARTTAAEVLDGVDLTGERALVTGAASGIGRETARVLAAAGAEVTIGVRGPAAGGRAAEEISPANGPGTVRAAPLDLADQGSVRAFVDAWRGPLHILVLNAGVMASPLQRTKEGWETQFATNHLGHFALATGLHGALAAARGARVVAVSSVGHVNGDVLFDDINFERHPYDPWAAYSQSKTANVLFAVEASRRWASDLIAVNALNPGRITSTRLGRHIGDISHSPASFDPSSTDVSWKNIEQGAATSVLLAASPLTEGVTGRYFEDCAEAGPHQPGVRRGVAAHALDAHRAARLWRISRDMLAATA, encoded by the coding sequence ATGACCGGCCACCTCATCACCACCCCCTTCGGAGCCCGGACGACCGCCGCCGAGGTCCTGGACGGCGTCGACCTCACCGGCGAGCGCGCCCTCGTCACCGGAGCGGCCTCCGGCATCGGACGCGAAACCGCACGCGTCCTGGCCGCCGCCGGTGCCGAGGTCACCATCGGCGTCCGCGGCCCGGCGGCGGGTGGGCGGGCCGCCGAGGAGATCTCCCCGGCGAACGGCCCGGGAACGGTGCGCGCCGCCCCGCTCGACCTCGCCGACCAGGGCTCGGTGCGCGCCTTCGTGGACGCTTGGCGTGGGCCGTTGCACATCCTGGTCCTCAACGCCGGTGTGATGGCCTCGCCACTCCAGCGGACGAAGGAGGGCTGGGAGACGCAGTTCGCCACCAATCACCTCGGCCACTTCGCCCTCGCCACCGGTCTGCACGGCGCCCTGGCGGCGGCCCGTGGCGCACGTGTGGTCGCGGTCAGCTCGGTCGGCCACGTCAACGGCGATGTGCTCTTCGACGACATCAACTTCGAGCGGCACCCCTACGACCCATGGGCGGCCTACAGCCAGTCCAAGACCGCCAATGTGCTGTTCGCCGTCGAGGCGAGCCGCCGCTGGGCATCGGACCTGATCGCCGTCAACGCCCTCAACCCCGGCCGCATCACGAGCACCCGGCTCGGCCGCCACATCGGGGACATCTCCCACAGCCCCGCCTCGTTCGACCCCTCCAGCACCGATGTGTCCTGGAAGAACATCGAGCAGGGGGCCGCGACCTCCGTACTGCTCGCCGCCTCCCCGCTGACCGAGGGCGTGACCGGCCGGTACTTCGAGGACTGTGCCGAGGCCGGACCCCATCAGCCCGGTGTCCGGCGCGGAGTGGCCGCCCACGCGCTGGACGCGCACCGCGCGGCCCGCCTGTGGCGGATCTCCCGCGACATGCTCGCAGCCACCGCCTGA
- a CDS encoding LysR family transcriptional regulator, protein MAIVELRQLRYFVAVAEELNFGRAAERLLIAGPSLSQQIKALERDLGVRLFDRDRRSVALTPAGAALLPHTRDLLDRADDLRNRAARIAGSEPVRLGYVNWLPSDLTARASSVARLHIDAWVAPSHAQAARVADGGLDLAVCWIRTDDLEKRGLSARLIGADRLYAVSAGQDTGEVRARDTVVLLDDDATTWVSWNDYAERLAADTGAPAVRITDGGVTGPVFFDHVRRRGRPILNSPKGQTTPLPPDLVARPVVEPKVYWTWSLVWRREELRPAVLSTVDALTEGVGDFGVHAPDAWLPDGDPYKR, encoded by the coding sequence ATGGCGATCGTGGAGCTGCGTCAGTTGCGGTATTTCGTCGCTGTGGCCGAGGAGCTGAACTTCGGCCGGGCCGCGGAGCGGCTCCTTATCGCCGGTCCCTCCCTGTCCCAGCAGATCAAGGCGCTGGAACGGGACCTCGGCGTCCGGCTCTTCGACCGCGACCGCCGTTCGGTGGCCCTCACTCCGGCCGGGGCGGCCCTGCTCCCGCACACCCGGGACCTGCTCGACCGCGCCGACGACCTCCGCAACCGTGCCGCGAGGATCGCGGGCTCGGAACCGGTCCGGCTCGGATACGTGAATTGGCTGCCCTCGGACCTGACCGCCCGCGCCTCGTCCGTGGCGCGCCTGCACATCGACGCATGGGTGGCGCCCTCCCACGCCCAGGCCGCCCGCGTCGCGGACGGCGGCCTCGACCTCGCGGTGTGCTGGATTCGTACGGACGATCTGGAGAAGCGCGGACTCAGCGCCCGGCTGATCGGCGCGGACCGGCTCTACGCCGTCTCGGCCGGGCAGGACACCGGCGAGGTCCGCGCCCGGGACACCGTCGTACTGCTGGACGACGACGCCACCACATGGGTGTCCTGGAACGACTACGCGGAGCGGCTGGCCGCCGACACCGGCGCCCCCGCCGTGCGCATCACGGACGGCGGTGTCACCGGCCCCGTGTTCTTCGACCACGTACGCCGCCGTGGGCGGCCCATCCTCAACTCGCCCAAGGGCCAGACCACTCCACTGCCGCCTGATCTGGTCGCCCGTCCCGTGGTCGAGCCGAAGGTCTATTGGACCTGGTCCCTCGTCTGGCGCCGGGAAGAGCTCCGCCCGGCCGTTCTGAGCACCGTGGACGCCCTGACCGAAGGCGTCGGCGACTTCGGCGTCCACGCGCCGGACGCATGGCTCCCGGACGGGGATCCGTACAAGCGGTAG
- a CDS encoding TetR/AcrR family transcriptional regulator, with the protein MGRTSDAREKILSAARSLIELRGYSALGVAEICKTAGVPKGSFYYFFESKEALALAVIDEHWTAQRQDWTRILNSGAGPLQRLRRLFEETEAAQRAGQRSCGTVSGCMFGNLTLEMSNQTEAVRKRLQEIFETQVEMVDSVIADAVERDEVTVADTREAARSVVAQLEGQVLFAKLYNNASRLSAVWPNCLALLGARTPLAPVGA; encoded by the coding sequence ATGGGACGGACGAGTGATGCCCGGGAAAAGATCCTCAGCGCTGCGCGGTCGCTCATCGAGCTGCGCGGCTATTCGGCTCTGGGGGTGGCCGAGATCTGTAAGACGGCCGGAGTGCCCAAGGGCAGTTTCTACTACTTCTTCGAGTCCAAGGAGGCCCTCGCGCTGGCCGTGATCGACGAGCACTGGACCGCCCAGCGGCAGGACTGGACCCGCATCCTGAACAGCGGCGCGGGGCCGCTGCAACGGCTACGGCGGCTGTTCGAGGAGACGGAGGCCGCCCAGCGCGCGGGCCAGCGGAGCTGTGGGACCGTTTCGGGCTGCATGTTCGGGAACCTCACCCTCGAGATGAGCAATCAGACCGAAGCCGTCCGCAAGCGGCTTCAGGAGATCTTCGAGACCCAGGTCGAGATGGTCGACTCGGTCATCGCCGATGCCGTCGAGCGTGACGAGGTCACCGTCGCCGACACCCGCGAAGCCGCTCGGTCCGTGGTCGCGCAGCTCGAGGGCCAGGTCCTGTTCGCCAAGCTCTACAACAACGCTTCCCGGCTGAGCGCGGTGTGGCCGAACTGCCTGGCGCTGCTGGGCGCCCGCACACCTCTGGCGCCGGTCGGCGCCTGA
- a CDS encoding nuclear transport factor 2 family protein, with translation MSTDAVAVNDPMHEVLRRWQTAFDGHQADAMADLFTPDALFQGFGPETISGRDAVRGYYEAVPDYRRAHLGDVHGYRIGEHVAGGFADVTFRDPTGWEAPVHLSLVLQHEGGGWRIRQYHVSRIVTDH, from the coding sequence ATGAGCACCGACGCAGTGGCAGTGAACGACCCGATGCACGAGGTGCTGAGGCGCTGGCAGACCGCATTCGACGGCCACCAGGCCGACGCCATGGCCGACCTGTTCACACCCGACGCCCTCTTCCAGGGATTCGGCCCCGAGACGATCTCCGGCCGGGACGCGGTGCGCGGCTACTACGAGGCCGTTCCGGACTACCGCAGGGCGCATCTCGGGGACGTCCACGGCTACCGGATCGGCGAGCACGTGGCCGGTGGCTTCGCCGACGTCACCTTCCGGGATCCGACGGGCTGGGAGGCCCCGGTGCACCTGTCGCTGGTCCTCCAGCACGAGGGCGGCGGCTGGCGGATCCGCCAGTACCACGTCTCCCGGATCGTCACCGATCACTGA